In the Phaeobacter gallaeciensis genome, one interval contains:
- a CDS encoding helix-turn-helix domain-containing protein, translating into MITGPQMRAARALLGIDQKTLAERAGLSVPTIQRMEASAGNVRGVVDSLTKVVTALEQSGIELIAEGVPSTAGGRGVRLKSPPQTP; encoded by the coding sequence ATGATTACCGGCCCCCAGATGCGCGCGGCGCGTGCCCTTCTTGGTATTGATCAGAAAACCCTCGCGGAACGCGCCGGGCTTTCGGTGCCGACGATCCAGCGCATGGAGGCCAGCGCCGGCAACGTCCGGGGCGTGGTCGACAGCCTGACCAAGGTGGTCACTGCGCTGGAACAGTCGGGTATCGAGCTGATCGCCGAAGGCGTGCCCAGCACGGCGGGCGGGCGCGGTGTGCGCCTGAAATCTCCACCCCAGACCCCTTAA
- a CDS encoding SulP family inorganic anion transporter — translation MKDQTSSAHEAPSFAELFTPKLITVLREGYGLARLRGDTIAGLTVAIVALPLSMAIAIASGATPAQGLYTAIVGGFLVSLLGGSRFQIGGPAGAFIVLVAATVAQHGIEGLVLATFLSGLMLLAVGFLRLGTFIKFIPFPVTVGFTAGIAVIIFASQIKELFGLSLPHEPGELLEKLPALWEVRGSITPAALGLSIVTVAVILGLKRWRPHWPGMLIAVALAATATAFLALPVQTIGTKFGGIPASLPAPRLPDLSLDHILAVLPSAVSFTLLGAIESLLSAVVADGMTGRRHRSNCELVAQGAANIGSSLFGGFCVTGTIARTATNVRAGAHGPIAGMLHAVFLLLFMLIAAPLASYIPLAGLAGVLAVVAWNMIERPAIAILLRSGWGEATVLAATFFLTIFRDLTEAIVVGLALGSVLFIQRMSRATAVSRHTPLVGRDEADSADGRGEYHEEQAANPDVVVYRITGALFFGATASIGSVLDRIQDSHKALIVDFSAVPFLDSTGANMIEGLAHKAQKQGVALWLTGAGLDIRRVFATHGLSHPLIHDAVSVEAALATITGAADEARKAG, via the coding sequence ATGAAAGACCAGACCAGCAGTGCGCATGAAGCGCCAAGCTTTGCAGAGCTGTTTACCCCGAAACTGATTACCGTGTTGCGCGAAGGCTACGGTCTGGCGCGGCTGCGCGGCGATACCATTGCCGGGCTGACGGTCGCCATCGTGGCGCTGCCCCTGTCGATGGCCATCGCCATCGCCTCGGGGGCGACCCCGGCGCAGGGTCTTTATACGGCGATTGTCGGCGGATTTCTGGTCTCGCTGCTCGGAGGGTCGCGGTTCCAGATCGGCGGCCCGGCGGGTGCCTTTATCGTTCTGGTCGCCGCAACGGTGGCGCAGCACGGGATCGAAGGGTTGGTGCTGGCGACCTTCCTGTCGGGGCTGATGCTGCTGGCGGTGGGGTTCCTGCGGCTGGGCACCTTTATCAAGTTCATTCCCTTTCCGGTCACCGTGGGCTTCACGGCGGGGATCGCGGTGATCATCTTTGCCAGCCAGATCAAAGAGCTGTTCGGGCTGTCCCTGCCTCATGAACCGGGAGAGCTGCTGGAAAAACTCCCGGCGCTTTGGGAGGTGAGGGGCAGCATCACCCCGGCGGCGCTGGGCCTGTCGATTGTAACCGTTGCGGTGATCCTTGGCCTCAAACGCTGGCGCCCGCATTGGCCCGGCATGCTGATCGCAGTGGCGCTGGCGGCGACGGCCACGGCATTTCTGGCACTGCCGGTGCAGACCATCGGCACCAAATTCGGCGGCATTCCCGCCTCGTTGCCTGCGCCGCGCCTGCCGGATCTATCGCTGGATCACATTCTGGCGGTGCTGCCCTCTGCGGTGTCCTTTACCCTGCTGGGGGCCATTGAATCGCTGCTGTCGGCAGTTGTGGCCGATGGCATGACCGGGCGCCGTCACCGCTCTAATTGCGAGTTGGTGGCGCAAGGGGCGGCAAATATAGGTTCCTCCCTGTTCGGTGGCTTCTGCGTGACGGGCACCATTGCCCGCACTGCGACCAACGTGCGCGCCGGGGCGCATGGTCCCATCGCGGGGATGTTGCACGCGGTCTTCCTGCTGCTGTTCATGCTGATCGCGGCGCCGCTGGCCTCCTACATTCCGCTGGCGGGGCTGGCCGGGGTGTTGGCCGTGGTGGCGTGGAACATGATCGAACGGCCTGCGATCGCTATCCTGCTGCGCTCGGGCTGGGGTGAGGCGACGGTTCTGGCCGCGACCTTCTTCCTGACCATTTTCCGCGATCTGACCGAGGCCATCGTTGTCGGTCTTGCCTTGGGATCGGTGCTGTTCATCCAGCGGATGAGCCGGGCAACGGCGGTGTCGCGGCATACGCCACTGGTCGGGCGGGACGAGGCCGATAGCGCCGATGGGCGCGGCGAATACCACGAAGAGCAGGCGGCGAACCCGGATGTCGTGGTCTACCGCATCACCGGGGCACTGTTCTTTGGTGCCACCGCCTCGATCGGGTCGGTGCTGGACCGCATTCAGGATAGCCACAAGGCGCTGATCGTTGATTTCTCGGCGGTGCCGTTTCTGGATTCAACCGGCGCCAATATGATCGAAGGTCTGGCGCATAAGGCCCAAAAGCAAGGCGTCGCCCTGTGGCTGACAGGGGCGGGGCTGGATATCCGGCGCGTCTTTGCCACCCATGGGCTGAGCCACCCGCTGATCCATGACGCGGTCAGCGTGGAGGCGGCGCTGGCCACGATCACAGGCGCCGCCGACGAGGCCCGCAAGGCCGGGTGA
- the gap gene encoding type I glyceraldehyde-3-phosphate dehydrogenase codes for MTLKIAINGFGRIGRGVLRALLERGDTDIDVVAINDLAPAETLLHLLKYDSVHGRLRAPASLADGTLRVGRHTIRLSAERNPADLPWEGVDIAYECTGLFTSRDAAAAHLGNGSKRVLISAPGKEVDRTVVYGVNHMDLTADDLVVSNASCTTNCLAPVAQVLDQAFGIKTGYMTTIHAYTGDQPTHDSPHKDPYRARAAALSMIPTSTGAARAIAEVLPHLKGRLEGSAIRVPTPNVSVVDLSFVPERAATVEEVNDAVRAASENGLSGILAYEEDPMVSVDFNHDPHSSCFAAAQTAVTSEGLVRVVSWYDNEWGFSNRMLDTGRHMGRLMKPEEMALAS; via the coding sequence ATGACCCTCAAGATCGCAATCAACGGATTTGGCCGCATCGGCCGTGGCGTCCTGCGCGCCCTGCTGGAACGCGGCGACACCGACATCGACGTGGTGGCGATCAACGATCTGGCACCCGCCGAAACCCTGCTGCATCTGCTGAAATACGATTCCGTGCATGGTCGCCTGCGCGCACCTGCCTCTCTCGCGGACGGGACCCTGCGGGTGGGTCGCCACACCATCCGGCTCAGCGCCGAGCGCAACCCGGCGGATCTGCCTTGGGAAGGCGTCGACATCGCCTATGAATGCACCGGCCTGTTCACCAGCCGCGATGCGGCGGCCGCGCATTTGGGCAATGGTTCGAAGCGCGTCCTGATCTCCGCCCCCGGCAAAGAGGTCGACCGCACCGTGGTCTATGGCGTCAACCACATGGATCTGACCGCGGACGATCTGGTGGTCTCCAACGCCTCCTGCACCACCAACTGCCTGGCGCCGGTGGCGCAGGTGCTGGATCAGGCCTTTGGCATCAAGACTGGCTACATGACCACCATTCACGCCTATACCGGCGACCAGCCGACCCACGACAGCCCGCACAAGGACCCCTATCGCGCCCGCGCCGCAGCCCTGTCGATGATCCCGACCTCCACCGGCGCCGCCCGCGCCATCGCCGAGGTGCTGCCGCATCTGAAAGGACGGCTGGAAGGCTCCGCCATCCGGGTGCCGACACCGAATGTCTCGGTTGTCGATCTCAGCTTTGTGCCCGAACGCGCCGCCACGGTCGAAGAGGTGAATGACGCCGTGCGCGCAGCCTCGGAGAACGGGCTGTCAGGCATTCTGGCCTATGAAGAAGATCCGATGGTCTCGGTCGATTTCAACCACGACCCGCATTCCTCCTGTTTTGCCGCTGCGCAGACCGCTGTCACCAGCGAAGGGCTGGTGCGGGTGGTCAGCTGGTATGACAACGAATGGGGCTTTTCTAACCGCATGCTGGACACCGGCCGCCACATGGGCCGCCTGATGAAGCCAGAAGAGATGGCGCTCGCCAGCTGA
- a CDS encoding LacI family DNA-binding transcriptional regulator has product MTKKLLLKDVARLAGVSEMTASRALRGTTDVSKATRARVEEIARAHGYVPNRIAGSLSSQSVNLVAVVVPSLNSFVFPEVLSGISHVLKETQLKPVVGVSGYELDEEEAVIREMLSWRPSGLIVAGLEHTEATRRMLEQADCPVVEVMDVDGTPVRHCVGISHLQAGRDMAAQILSQGYRQIGFIGTKMPQDFRARKRFDGFVEGLAEQGVTLMDREHYAGESSIQTGRQLTAQMLERTPELECIYYSSDVMSVGGLMHCQAEGLSVPGDVALAGFNNLQILQGLPQELATTDACRREIGERAARIVLETREADQPTPPVCVQLSPTISLGRSL; this is encoded by the coding sequence ATGACAAAGAAGCTGCTGCTCAAGGACGTCGCCCGTCTGGCCGGGGTCAGTGAAATGACCGCCTCTCGCGCGTTGCGCGGGACCACGGATGTGTCCAAGGCAACCCGCGCGCGGGTCGAGGAAATCGCCCGTGCCCACGGCTATGTGCCCAATCGCATCGCCGGATCGTTGTCCTCGCAATCGGTCAATCTGGTTGCGGTGGTGGTGCCGTCGCTGAACAGTTTTGTCTTTCCAGAGGTGCTGTCGGGGATTTCCCACGTGCTGAAGGAAACGCAGTTGAAACCGGTGGTTGGCGTATCGGGCTATGAGCTCGATGAAGAAGAGGCCGTGATTCGCGAAATGCTGAGCTGGCGTCCCTCGGGGCTGATCGTGGCGGGGCTGGAGCACACTGAGGCCACCCGGCGCATGCTCGAGCAGGCGGATTGCCCGGTGGTGGAGGTGATGGATGTGGATGGCACCCCGGTGCGCCACTGCGTCGGCATTTCCCATCTGCAGGCGGGACGCGACATGGCGGCGCAGATCCTGTCGCAGGGTTATCGGCAGATCGGCTTTATCGGCACGAAGATGCCGCAGGATTTCCGCGCCCGTAAACGTTTTGACGGCTTTGTCGAAGGATTGGCAGAGCAGGGTGTCACGCTGATGGACCGGGAACATTATGCCGGAGAAAGCTCGATCCAGACCGGGCGTCAGCTGACCGCGCAGATGCTGGAGCGCACGCCGGAACTGGAGTGCATCTATTATTCCAGCGACGTGATGAGCGTCGGCGGTCTGATGCATTGCCAGGCCGAGGGGCTTTCGGTGCCCGGCGACGTGGCGCTGGCGGGGTTCAATAACCTGCAGATCCTGCAAGGACTTCCGCAGGAACTGGCCACCACTGATGCCTGCCGCCGCGAGATCGGCGAACGCGCCGCGCGCATCGTGCTTGAGACGCGGGAGGCGGATCAGCCAACGCCGCCCGTTTGCGTGCAGTTGAGCCCGACCATCAGCCTGGGGCGGTCGCTCTAG
- a CDS encoding TetR/AcrR family transcriptional regulator: MEKQRKRAPSARSLQTKARILDAAEALFAERGFEGASLRDIAALAGVQVGLVHHHGGGKEELFHQTVTRRADELADVRLAGLERLRAEGALSLRGLLDVFMRAYVTLARTGGPHWQHYGRLVAHVSADPRWRPLAAQCFDPTANRFIEEILALYPQAERQAAATGQVYSVAAMLAFLNTGWRIEALSPGAAEAQVDQLIAFCTAGMEAILTANPGQSQG, encoded by the coding sequence GTGGAAAAACAACGCAAACGCGCCCCTTCGGCGCGGTCACTGCAGACCAAGGCGCGGATCCTGGACGCCGCCGAAGCGCTTTTTGCTGAGCGCGGATTCGAAGGCGCTTCGCTGCGCGATATCGCAGCGCTGGCCGGGGTACAGGTCGGGCTGGTGCACCATCACGGTGGCGGCAAGGAAGAGCTGTTTCACCAGACCGTCACCCGCCGTGCCGATGAACTGGCCGACGTGCGTCTGGCAGGGCTGGAGCGCCTCAGGGCCGAGGGTGCCCTGTCGCTGCGGGGGCTCCTGGATGTCTTCATGCGGGCCTATGTGACGCTGGCACGCACCGGCGGCCCCCATTGGCAGCACTATGGCCGCCTGGTGGCGCATGTGTCCGCTGATCCGCGCTGGCGGCCGCTGGCGGCGCAGTGTTTCGACCCCACAGCCAACCGGTTTATCGAGGAGATTCTGGCGCTTTATCCGCAGGCTGAACGTCAGGCCGCCGCCACCGGTCAGGTTTATTCCGTGGCTGCGATGCTCGCCTTTCTCAACACCGGCTGGCGGATCGAGGCTCTGAGCCCCGGCGCCGCCGAAGCGCAGGTCGACCAGCTGATCGCCTTTTGCACCGCCGGAATGGAGGCGATCCTGACAGCGAACCCCGGCCAGTCCCAAGGCTGA